In Paenibacillus hexagrammi, the following are encoded in one genomic region:
- a CDS encoding sugar phosphate isomerase/epimerase family protein, whose product MLKGLTRAGLGSIHSDERMIELAAEYGFQAVDLDALGLIERHGIEGARELLLRHNIVIGAIGLPVEWRGAEETFREGLSKLTAAAEAASQLGCRACCTYILPSTDLKAAHFMALATRRLRVCAQLLASYGMKLGLEFVGPHHLRTQWANPFIWTVEETLDWIEAIGERNVGLLYDSYHWYTNGLTTADILKLHADQIVHVHINDAPDVPVEEALDNGRVYPGEGVIDLAGFLHGLHSIGYQGVVAQEILSSAAPTESPEMLTLRSKAGFDKVFAAAAEQDRWQEK is encoded by the coding sequence ATGCTCAAAGGATTAACCCGCGCGGGTCTCGGGTCCATTCATAGTGACGAGCGAATGATTGAACTGGCAGCCGAGTACGGCTTTCAAGCTGTCGACCTGGATGCCCTTGGACTCATAGAGCGCCACGGAATCGAAGGGGCTAGAGAACTGCTGTTGAGGCACAACATTGTCATAGGCGCCATTGGCCTGCCGGTCGAATGGCGAGGGGCGGAAGAGACGTTCCGTGAAGGGCTAAGCAAGCTGACGGCAGCAGCTGAGGCAGCGTCACAGCTGGGCTGCAGGGCATGCTGTACCTACATTTTGCCTTCAACGGATCTGAAGGCGGCGCATTTTATGGCGCTAGCCACGAGGCGTTTGCGTGTATGCGCTCAACTTTTAGCTTCCTATGGTATGAAGCTGGGTTTAGAGTTTGTAGGTCCTCATCACTTGCGAACGCAATGGGCGAATCCGTTTATTTGGACTGTGGAAGAGACACTGGATTGGATCGAGGCGATCGGGGAGAGAAATGTCGGTTTACTGTACGATTCGTATCACTGGTATACTAATGGTTTAACAACTGCTGATATCCTGAAGCTTCATGCCGATCAAATCGTACATGTCCATATCAATGATGCGCCAGATGTTCCCGTCGAAGAGGCGTTGGATAATGGACGAGTGTACCCTGGCGAGGGAGTGATTGATCTGGCAGGCTTTCTTCATGGACTTCATTCAATCGGTTACCAAGGAGTGGTCGCACAGGAGATCTTATCTTCGGCGGCTCCCACAGAGTCTCCGGAGATGCTGACACTGCGCTCCAAAGCAGGGTTCGATAAGGTGTTCGCGGCAGCAGCTGAACAGGATCGATGGCAAGAGAAATAG
- a CDS encoding DoxX family protein, with protein sequence MPANKQKIKTIAYWVTTILGPASFVMGGYLFTTHGAQQVETLQHLGYPVYVLTMLGICKLLGVIAILVPRFPRLKEWAYAGFFFDLAGAAASHAFSGESLFVIIQPLVFLVLVMASWALRPASRKLASK encoded by the coding sequence ATGCCAGCAAACAAACAAAAAATAAAAACCATAGCCTACTGGGTGACCACCATTCTGGGGCCGGCGAGCTTCGTTATGGGAGGCTACTTGTTCACAACACACGGCGCACAGCAGGTAGAAACGCTGCAGCACCTTGGTTATCCAGTCTATGTGTTAACTATGTTAGGTATATGTAAATTGCTGGGAGTCATCGCGATTCTGGTTCCGCGTTTTCCGCGTTTGAAGGAGTGGGCGTACGCCGGATTTTTCTTTGATCTTGCCGGCGCAGCAGCGTCTCATGCTTTCTCGGGAGAAAGTCTCTTCGTCATCATCCAGCCGCTCGTCTTCCTGGTGCTGGTCATGGCTTCGTGGGCGCTGCGTCCTGCCAGCCGCAAATTAGCGTCTAAATAA
- a CDS encoding GNAT family N-acetyltransferase gives MNRMFREYVISSDKSLLQIDAIASFLRRSYWAGERALGTIEKSIENSMCFGVYHEDKQIAFARIVTDYATMYYLADVYVDEQYRGQGIGKALVQEIIHCEELQGLTGLLGTKDAHELYEQFGFERDAARFMRRAAR, from the coding sequence ATGAATAGAATGTTTAGAGAATATGTGATCAGCTCCGATAAGTCGCTCCTTCAGATCGATGCGATTGCATCCTTCTTACGCAGAAGCTATTGGGCGGGGGAAAGAGCACTCGGTACGATTGAGAAATCTATTGAAAACTCCATGTGCTTCGGTGTATATCATGAGGACAAGCAAATTGCATTTGCAAGGATCGTTACAGACTATGCAACCATGTATTATTTGGCGGATGTGTATGTAGATGAGCAATATCGGGGACAAGGGATCGGAAAGGCGCTCGTGCAGGAAATTATTCATTGTGAAGAATTACAAGGACTGACCGGTTTACTTGGTACGAAGGACGCTCATGAGCTGTATGAGCAGTTCGGTTTTGAGCGCGATGCCGCGCGGTTTATGAGAAGAGCAGCGAGGTAA
- a CDS encoding NAD(P)H-dependent oxidoreductase, which yields MANVQEQIISAFQFRHACKEFDPAKKISDADFAFILETGRLSPSSFGFEPWKFVVLQNPVIREKLLPISWGAQKQLPTSSHFIIMLSRTKEDLTADSTHIRHMMQDVQQLPEEVQKGKESMFAKFLESDFDLLGNERAMFEWGSRQTYIALGNMMTAAAQIGVDSCPIEGFDKEKVEQLLREEGILKGNYGVACMVAFGYRVREPRAKTRRCKEEVIQWVN from the coding sequence ATGGCAAATGTACAGGAACAAATTATAAGCGCGTTCCAATTCAGACATGCGTGCAAGGAATTCGATCCGGCGAAAAAAATCAGCGATGCGGATTTCGCGTTTATTTTGGAAACAGGACGCTTGTCTCCAAGCTCCTTTGGCTTTGAGCCTTGGAAATTTGTGGTGCTGCAAAATCCGGTGATCCGTGAGAAGCTTCTTCCTATCTCTTGGGGAGCGCAGAAGCAGCTGCCGACCTCCAGCCATTTCATCATCATGCTCTCCAGAACCAAGGAGGATTTGACCGCTGATTCCACTCATATCCGGCATATGATGCAGGATGTGCAGCAGCTTCCCGAAGAAGTGCAAAAGGGCAAAGAAAGCATGTTTGCCAAATTCCTTGAATCCGATTTCGATCTACTTGGCAACGAAAGAGCTATGTTTGAGTGGGGAAGCCGCCAAACCTACATTGCACTTGGCAATATGATGACGGCTGCAGCCCAAATTGGCGTTGATTCCTGCCCGATCGAAGGCTTCGACAAGGAGAAAGTCGAGCAGTTGCTTCGTGAGGAAGGGATTCTAAAGGGCAATTATGGCGTAGCTTGCATGGTTGCCTTTGGCTACCGGGTGAGGGAGCCTCGTGCGAAGACAAGACGCTGCAAGGAAGAAGTCATTCAGTGGGTTAATTAA
- a CDS encoding sensor histidine kinase has protein sequence MIKVLRKGRKQLAEMTDRVSIQTKLISAYIIIILIPIILFAWYLFNEFYKNTIQDTLKNNQYALESEKSSILNNVEIMGRAAQLAIVDRQVIDYLTNPRELDVSELVDFNLNIFPNLQRLMFNNPNIANVRLYTDNANMKEIWPVIFNENRISSRAWYQDVLARKGIVWWEVLKDEKDIMNRYDTENEATSTYVSLLREISPSGKHVGILEVDMLIDKFFQKTFSHIQDGQSQMLVIDRDMRIFGAADSPFLGHMDLDRLREEWVSHSKEDGSDFTFTAGDTPYLVLSTSIKPLDAYLLNIVSLKDSVTRIQKTRNLFIAAAIILIALMSVITYFLQSLILKKLHILRDSMKKVRRGDLNVQIDIDAGGEVGELAHHFRQMMKKMNELIVEAVNKQAATKEAELNSLKNQIDAHFLYNTLENLKMMAEVEGQFTISDALTSLGAMMRYSLKWSSDHVRLRDEIQHIQNYIAIMNIRYDDKIKLKLDIPEGYLEQEVLKMSLQPLVENAVKHGMVTDRTRRDGLVIWIRAWVSEDYMLIEVEDDGAGMTERRLRELHERMTMEDTVFDQKYGHSSSNDREGNGIGLRNVMQRITMYYGNENGIKVESKEGAYTQVRIKLPYLILSGGMSADEKSAYR, from the coding sequence ATGATCAAAGTCTTGCGTAAAGGTAGAAAACAGCTCGCAGAAATGACAGATCGGGTTTCGATACAAACCAAGCTAATCTCCGCTTATATCATCATCATCTTAATCCCGATCATCCTATTCGCATGGTATTTATTTAACGAATTTTATAAGAATACGATTCAGGATACGCTTAAAAATAATCAGTACGCACTGGAAAGCGAAAAGTCCAGCATCTTGAATAACGTTGAAATCATGGGGCGGGCGGCGCAGCTAGCCATCGTTGACAGACAAGTCATTGATTATTTGACAAATCCAAGAGAGCTGGATGTTTCCGAGCTTGTTGATTTCAATCTGAACATCTTTCCGAACTTGCAGCGGCTTATGTTCAATAACCCTAATATCGCTAATGTCCGGCTGTACACGGATAATGCGAATATGAAGGAAATATGGCCTGTTATCTTTAATGAAAACCGCATCTCCTCAAGAGCCTGGTATCAGGATGTGCTCGCCCGCAAAGGGATTGTGTGGTGGGAAGTGTTAAAAGACGAGAAAGATATTATGAATCGTTATGATACGGAAAATGAAGCGACGTCAACCTATGTCTCTCTGCTTAGGGAAATATCGCCGAGCGGTAAGCACGTGGGTATTTTGGAAGTCGATATGTTAATCGATAAATTTTTTCAGAAGACCTTCAGCCATATACAAGACGGCCAATCACAAATGCTTGTCATAGATCGGGATATGCGTATTTTTGGAGCGGCGGATAGTCCGTTTTTGGGGCATATGGATCTGGACCGATTGCGCGAGGAATGGGTAAGCCACTCCAAAGAGGATGGCTCGGATTTTACATTTACCGCCGGAGACACACCGTATCTCGTGCTATCAACGTCAATTAAGCCTCTGGATGCCTACTTGCTCAACATTGTGTCATTGAAGGATTCGGTTACTCGCATTCAAAAGACACGAAATTTGTTCATTGCAGCAGCCATTATTCTCATTGCGCTCATGTCAGTGATCACTTATTTTCTGCAGTCTTTGATTTTGAAGAAGCTGCATATCTTGAGAGATTCTATGAAAAAAGTGCGCAGAGGCGATCTCAATGTACAAATTGATATCGACGCAGGCGGGGAAGTGGGGGAGCTGGCGCACCATTTTCGGCAAATGATGAAGAAGATGAACGAGCTGATCGTCGAAGCTGTAAATAAACAAGCGGCAACGAAAGAGGCGGAGTTAAACTCGCTGAAGAACCAGATCGATGCCCATTTCTTATACAATACACTTGAAAACTTGAAAATGATGGCGGAGGTAGAAGGGCAGTTTACGATATCTGATGCGTTAACCTCGCTAGGCGCTATGATGCGCTATAGTTTGAAGTGGTCGAGTGATCATGTTCGGCTCCGTGATGAGATTCAGCACATTCAGAACTATATTGCCATTATGAATATTCGCTATGATGATAAAATCAAGCTGAAGCTGGATATACCGGAGGGCTATCTCGAGCAGGAGGTGCTGAAAATGTCTTTGCAGCCGCTAGTCGAGAACGCAGTTAAGCATGGGATGGTCACCGATCGAACCCGGCGGGATGGACTTGTGATCTGGATTCGGGCTTGGGTGAGCGAAGATTACATGCTCATTGAGGTTGAGGACGATGGAGCCGGTATGACGGAGCGGAGGCTGAGGGAGCTGCATGAGCGAATGACGATGGAGGACACCGTTTTTGATCAAAAATACGGTCACTCCTCTTCAAATGATCGGGAGGGTAACGGAATCGGCCTGCGTAATGTCATGCAACGAATTACCATGTATTATGGTAACGAGAACGGAATCAAGGTGGAAAGTAAAGAAGGAGCTTACACGCAAGTGAGGATCAAGCTGCCTTATCTCATATTATCCGGAGGAATGTCTGCAGATGAGAAAAGTGCTTATCGTTGA
- a CDS encoding type 2 periplasmic-binding domain-containing protein: protein MRKPRKTLTTLLALVTAFSITACSTSGSGSAPSSAEPSKAADPAAQTAAPAVNADEPGWKSDTKPITFDWYLNFSWFPNKWGVDATSQYITKKTGVNINFIVPAGNENEKLNTMIASGKLPDFITLGWYEDAVKKMIEGKMVLPLNELAKQYDPYFFKVADPAKTSWYTQKDGNFYGYPNASSSPQDYKKYGENFVSNQTFMVRKDMYEALGKPDMSTQEGFLAALKAAKEKFPEVNGQPLIPLGLHEFNEVGNYSLLAGDQNSSMLQNFLSIPYEKDGKLYDRSTDPEFVSWLKTFRKANEMGLLAKDIFIDKRPQMEEKIAQGRYFAMLYQRSDMANQNISLYQKDPNKVYIAVDGPANSKKDAPTLAGPGISGWTVTLISKDVKDKARAIKFLSYLISEEGNKDLYLGEKGVSYDTINGKDQFKPEVLDLMNKDRSAFDKKYGSSFTFWMLMDTNMNLQWAPPSVEPIKQPEEWTKGKTKSFSQYDNINPTGTSEEGMAHTKIGQLWGKALPKLLLAKSDSEFDQIFDKYQKDRDAAGFAKVRDYQEQAFEANNKKIAEFSK from the coding sequence ATGAGAAAACCACGTAAAACTTTAACTACGCTGTTAGCGTTGGTTACAGCCTTCTCCATTACGGCTTGTTCGACCAGCGGCAGCGGCAGCGCTCCCAGCAGTGCAGAACCTTCCAAAGCGGCGGATCCTGCGGCACAAACGGCAGCCCCCGCGGTCAACGCGGATGAGCCCGGCTGGAAATCCGATACGAAGCCGATTACCTTCGACTGGTATCTGAATTTCTCCTGGTTTCCGAACAAATGGGGCGTAGACGCTACATCTCAATACATTACGAAGAAAACCGGCGTAAACATCAATTTTATCGTTCCTGCAGGCAATGAAAATGAAAAGCTGAACACCATGATTGCTTCCGGTAAGCTGCCTGATTTCATTACACTCGGCTGGTATGAGGATGCCGTGAAAAAGATGATCGAAGGCAAAATGGTACTTCCGCTGAATGAGCTTGCCAAGCAGTACGACCCGTACTTCTTCAAAGTCGCAGACCCGGCTAAGACATCCTGGTATACACAAAAGGATGGCAACTTCTACGGCTATCCGAATGCGTCCTCTTCTCCGCAGGATTACAAGAAATACGGTGAAAACTTCGTTTCTAATCAGACATTTATGGTACGCAAGGATATGTACGAAGCGCTCGGCAAACCGGATATGAGCACACAAGAAGGTTTCTTGGCTGCGCTTAAAGCAGCTAAAGAGAAGTTCCCTGAAGTCAACGGACAACCGCTCATTCCGCTGGGGCTTCACGAATTTAACGAGGTGGGTAACTATTCCCTGCTGGCCGGTGACCAGAACTCGTCGATGCTGCAAAACTTCCTGTCCATCCCATACGAAAAAGACGGCAAGCTATACGACCGTTCCACAGATCCTGAATTTGTAAGCTGGCTCAAAACATTCCGCAAAGCGAATGAAATGGGGCTTCTGGCTAAGGATATCTTTATCGACAAGCGTCCTCAAATGGAAGAAAAAATTGCGCAAGGCCGTTATTTCGCGATGCTGTACCAGCGTTCCGATATGGCGAACCAGAACATCTCGCTCTATCAAAAGGATCCGAACAAGGTCTACATTGCTGTTGACGGACCTGCAAACTCCAAGAAAGACGCTCCGACCCTGGCAGGACCTGGGATCTCCGGTTGGACGGTAACGCTGATTTCCAAAGATGTCAAAGATAAAGCTAGAGCGATTAAATTCCTGAGCTACTTGATCAGTGAAGAAGGCAACAAAGATCTGTACCTTGGCGAGAAGGGCGTCAGCTACGATACGATTAACGGCAAAGATCAATTCAAGCCGGAAGTGCTGGATTTGATGAACAAAGACCGCTCTGCATTTGATAAAAAATACGGCTCCTCCTTCACATTCTGGATGCTGATGGATACCAACATGAATCTGCAGTGGGCTCCGCCAAGCGTAGAGCCGATCAAACAGCCGGAAGAGTGGACCAAGGGCAAAACGAAGAGCTTCTCTCAATATGATAATATCAATCCTACCGGGACCTCTGAGGAAGGAATGGCGCATACGAAGATCGGTCAACTATGGGGCAAAGCCCTGCCTAAGCTGCTGCTTGCCAAGTCCGACAGCGAATTTGACCAAATTTTTGATAAATACCAAAAAGACCGTGATGCTGCCGGCTTTGCTAAGGTCAGAGATTATCAAGAGCAAGCGTTTGAAGCCAATAACAAGAAGATCGCCGAATTCTCGAAATAA
- a CDS encoding Gfo/Idh/MocA family protein — protein MAANQKVRIGIIGAGNIGGVHIEQFSKLADQCEITAITDAYLPLAESRAKANGIAQVMATPEQLIESADVDAVIIGVPNQFHAPLALQAIQAGKHVLLEKPMGINSEAARQIYEASKASNQVVMIGHQMRWEAVPMQIKEQIDRGELGHIYNAKAGWFRRKGIPGWGTWFTRMDQSGGGPLIDIGVHMLDLALYLMGNPKPVSVYGSTYAEFGPKRKGIGNWGKPDWNGVYDVEDLATALIKMDNGSTLSLEVSWAVHMDTDNTPFVHLMGSEGGASYRGASGKLLTEKFDRAIDTDLSRPEHDEGERIRLSRHFLECIKEGKQPITSALTGYTNNLVLDAIYESSRTGNEVKLNWNAES, from the coding sequence ATGGCAGCAAATCAAAAAGTACGAATTGGCATCATCGGCGCAGGTAATATTGGTGGTGTACATATTGAACAATTTTCCAAGCTGGCTGATCAATGTGAAATCACCGCGATCACGGACGCTTACCTGCCTCTTGCTGAGTCTAGAGCTAAAGCCAACGGCATTGCCCAAGTCATGGCTACGCCTGAGCAGCTAATTGAAAGCGCTGACGTGGATGCCGTCATTATCGGAGTACCGAATCAATTCCATGCTCCACTCGCGTTACAAGCGATTCAAGCGGGCAAGCATGTGCTGCTCGAAAAGCCGATGGGTATCAATTCCGAAGCGGCGCGCCAAATTTATGAAGCAAGCAAGGCTTCGAATCAAGTCGTTATGATCGGACATCAAATGCGCTGGGAAGCCGTGCCGATGCAAATCAAGGAGCAGATTGATCGCGGTGAGCTTGGTCATATCTATAACGCTAAAGCGGGTTGGTTCCGCCGCAAAGGGATACCCGGTTGGGGAACATGGTTTACACGGATGGATCAATCGGGCGGCGGCCCGTTAATTGATATTGGTGTGCATATGCTTGATCTGGCGCTTTACTTGATGGGCAATCCCAAGCCCGTATCGGTATACGGCTCAACTTACGCAGAGTTTGGTCCCAAGCGTAAAGGGATTGGAAATTGGGGCAAGCCGGACTGGAACGGCGTATACGATGTAGAAGATCTGGCTACCGCGCTGATTAAAATGGACAATGGCAGCACACTGTCTCTCGAGGTGAGCTGGGCCGTTCACATGGACACCGACAATACGCCGTTTGTACATCTTATGGGCTCGGAAGGCGGGGCAAGCTATAGAGGAGCTAGTGGTAAGCTTCTGACGGAAAAGTTCGATCGTGCGATTGATACGGATTTATCCCGACCGGAACACGATGAAGGCGAACGCATAAGGCTTAGCCGGCATTTCCTGGAGTGCATCAAGGAAGGCAAGCAGCCGATCACATCCGCGCTTACCGGATATACAAACAATTTGGTGCTGGATGCGATTTATGAATCTTCTCGGACAGGGAATGAAGTCAAGCTGAATTGGAATGCAGAATCGTAG
- a CDS encoding response regulator transcription factor, which translates to MRKVLIVDDEKNIRLGLKAMIEREFPGLYEFSFAEDGQEALDKLIGSDIDVVITDIRMPIMDGIALINHIQEFDPKPAVVILSGHDDFQYAKEAIRCDVKDYLLKPIIRDELSRTLLRIEKDLQQKEQVDQQLTNSMQQQEAFQESQFHYLLNHPHLADIELHQKLQQIDMLWLSGGFQLGILKYKGSIEGMGHTELSARIQAELSNVPEPFRYPRAFTFDKENQLVLIAKHRELFQFLAERIAGSGYFAYSMGLSSYGSGSNWLHTAYEEALLALKYTFLQSGPGIIRYENIGQKSKDFAVPMETIKKIANMLGTGRNKEMKTLLLELLDMKTVSRYDISYLEALSQACNEHIFDRVFHIYGGESVEILRLFKKVGDIHHFHFFHDYFHSIEGLLYRLNEYVSTVKSFSIDHKEMKKAVLFMQENYHKDLNMTIVSNYVSLNYSYFSQAFKEYTGDSFVNYLKKLRIDKAKELLETTDLKVYEISEKSGFENTKHFSRVFKEMEGVTPQEYREQREVMR; encoded by the coding sequence ATGAGAAAAGTGCTTATCGTTGACGATGAAAAGAACATTCGGCTGGGCCTTAAAGCGATGATCGAACGGGAATTCCCCGGATTGTATGAATTCAGCTTTGCCGAAGACGGTCAGGAAGCGCTGGATAAGCTGATCGGCTCGGATATCGACGTGGTCATCACAGATATACGTATGCCGATCATGGACGGGATCGCGTTAATCAACCACATTCAGGAGTTTGATCCCAAACCGGCTGTCGTCATACTAAGCGGTCATGATGATTTTCAATATGCCAAGGAAGCGATTCGCTGCGATGTGAAGGATTATTTGCTGAAGCCGATTATCCGGGATGAATTGTCGCGCACGCTGCTGCGGATTGAAAAAGACCTGCAGCAGAAGGAACAAGTGGATCAGCAATTGACCAATTCCATGCAGCAGCAGGAAGCTTTTCAAGAAAGTCAGTTTCATTATTTGCTCAATCACCCGCATCTGGCTGATATCGAGCTCCATCAGAAGCTCCAGCAGATTGATATGCTGTGGCTTAGTGGCGGCTTTCAATTGGGAATCTTGAAGTACAAGGGCTCTATTGAAGGAATGGGCCACACGGAGCTGTCCGCACGTATCCAAGCTGAGCTCAGCAATGTACCGGAGCCCTTCCGGTATCCCAGAGCATTTACATTTGATAAAGAAAATCAGCTTGTTCTCATCGCGAAGCACCGGGAGCTGTTTCAATTTTTGGCGGAACGTATTGCTGGCTCGGGTTATTTTGCTTATAGTATGGGGCTGAGTTCCTATGGGTCAGGCTCGAATTGGCTGCATACGGCGTACGAGGAGGCACTTCTTGCTCTCAAATATACGTTCCTGCAATCGGGGCCCGGCATTATCAGGTACGAAAATATTGGACAGAAAAGCAAAGATTTTGCCGTCCCGATGGAAACCATTAAAAAAATCGCCAATATGCTAGGTACCGGCAGAAATAAGGAAATGAAAACGCTCCTCCTGGAACTGCTGGATATGAAGACGGTGTCCCGGTACGACATCAGCTATTTGGAGGCGCTCAGTCAAGCATGTAACGAGCATATTTTTGATAGAGTGTTTCACATCTACGGAGGGGAATCGGTAGAAATTCTTCGTCTGTTCAAAAAGGTCGGAGATATTCACCATTTTCATTTTTTTCATGATTATTTTCACAGTATTGAAGGTCTGCTCTATCGATTGAATGAATATGTGTCCACGGTGAAATCGTTCAGTATCGATCATAAGGAAATGAAAAAAGCAGTTCTCTTCATGCAGGAAAATTACCACAAGGATTTGAATATGACCATCGTATCCAACTATGTATCCCTGAACTACTCTTATTTCAGCCAGGCATTTAAGGAGTACACAGGAGACAGCTTCGTTAACTACCTTAAGAAATTACGGATTGACAAGGCGAAGGAGCTGCTTGAGACTACCGACCTGAAGGTTTATGAGATCAGCGAGAAGTCCGGCTTTGAGAATACCAAGCATTTCAGCCGCGTATTTAAGGAGATGGAGGGTGTGACGCCTCAGGAGTATCGGGAGCAGCGTGAAGTGATGCGCTAA
- a CDS encoding ABC transporter permease produces the protein MVQQESQTAKRTSSKLFKRLYSQRYLQAMALIGIVWMLIFNYAPMYGIIIAFKDFDIIRPVSEAPWSGLEHFKEFFEDENLVSVIKNTLGMSLLKLIIGFPLPIAFALFLNELRSVRYKKFVQTISYLPHFLSWVILGGILATWLADVGIINDLLIALKVIKEPISYLAEPKYFWGIVVTSDIWKELGWSAIIYLAAITGVSPEMYEAATIDGAGRFQKMFYVTLPSIKGTITILFILAVSGILNSNFDQILVLKNQLNESASSVIDVYVYQVGISQSRYSYATAVGLIKSIISLILLLSANSITKRLNNTSLF, from the coding sequence CTGGTACAGCAAGAGTCGCAAACAGCGAAGCGCACATCCTCTAAGCTGTTTAAGAGGCTGTATTCACAGCGATACTTACAGGCTATGGCGCTTATTGGGATCGTGTGGATGCTCATCTTTAACTACGCTCCGATGTACGGAATTATCATTGCATTCAAAGATTTTGATATCATCAGGCCGGTTTCGGAGGCTCCATGGTCAGGTTTGGAGCACTTCAAGGAATTCTTTGAGGATGAAAATTTAGTTTCCGTCATAAAAAACACGCTCGGGATGAGCCTGCTCAAGCTGATAATCGGTTTTCCGCTGCCAATCGCGTTTGCCTTGTTTTTGAACGAGCTAAGATCGGTACGATACAAAAAATTCGTCCAAACAATTTCTTACCTGCCGCACTTTCTCTCCTGGGTTATCCTTGGCGGGATTCTGGCTACTTGGCTGGCTGACGTCGGGATTATCAATGATTTGCTCATTGCCTTGAAGGTCATTAAGGAGCCGATTTCTTATCTGGCCGAGCCGAAATACTTCTGGGGCATCGTCGTTACCTCCGATATATGGAAGGAGCTGGGCTGGTCAGCGATTATCTACTTGGCCGCCATTACGGGCGTATCTCCAGAAATGTATGAGGCAGCAACGATTGACGGGGCAGGACGTTTTCAGAAAATGTTCTACGTGACGCTTCCTTCTATTAAAGGGACGATTACGATTTTGTTTATTCTCGCTGTCAGCGGGATTCTGAATTCCAATTTTGATCAAATCCTCGTACTCAAAAATCAGCTGAATGAAAGCGCAAGCAGCGTAATTGATGTCTACGTGTATCAAGTCGGTATCAGTCAAAGCCGTTATTCCTACGCCACGGCAGTAGGGCTGATTAAATCGATCATCTCGCTCATTCTACTGTTATCAGCCAACTCGATTACCAAACGATTGAATAACACTTCATTATTTTAA
- a CDS encoding carbohydrate ABC transporter permease: MFSLKRKTLQEALFDQFNNLLMLVICFATLYPIWYVLVNSFNDGNDAMRGGIYWWPRMFSIDSYTAVFANDGIMMAMGVTVAKTFVGTVIHVLFTAMVAYAFSRRELIGRKVYMMIGTITLFFSGGLIPTFLLIRDLGMLDSFWVYIIPAMFSFFDLIIFVSFFREIPDALEEAAKIDGANDFKIFYQIILPVSMPVVATIALFHGVYQWNDYFTGMIYINNTDLQPIQTYLYRVVAQSSSNQIAAAATGDLARTVSSQSIKLATMVVTTVPIVLVYPFMQKYFVKGFMIGSVKG; this comes from the coding sequence ATGTTCTCACTTAAACGCAAAACCCTTCAAGAGGCGTTGTTCGATCAGTTTAATAATCTACTCATGCTTGTAATCTGCTTCGCCACGTTATATCCAATCTGGTATGTGCTCGTCAATTCGTTCAATGACGGCAATGACGCCATGAGAGGCGGTATTTACTGGTGGCCTAGGATGTTTAGCATAGATAGTTATACGGCTGTATTTGCCAATGACGGCATTATGATGGCCATGGGTGTGACAGTCGCTAAGACGTTTGTTGGTACGGTCATTCACGTGCTCTTTACCGCCATGGTGGCTTATGCTTTTTCTCGCAGAGAGCTCATCGGCCGCAAGGTATACATGATGATCGGCACCATTACGTTGTTTTTCAGCGGGGGACTCATTCCTACTTTTTTATTGATTCGGGATTTAGGGATGCTTGACAGCTTCTGGGTCTATATTATTCCTGCCATGTTCAGCTTCTTCGATCTCATTATCTTTGTATCCTTCTTCCGGGAAATTCCCGATGCATTGGAGGAAGCGGCTAAGATTGACGGTGCGAATGATTTCAAGATTTTTTACCAAATCATCTTACCGGTATCCATGCCCGTGGTTGCTACGATTGCATTATTTCACGGCGTTTATCAATGGAACGATTATTTTACCGGCATGATCTACATTAATAACACCGATTTGCAGCCGATTCAAACTTACCTCTACCGCGTTGTGGCGCAGTCAAGCTCCAATCAGATTGCTGCTGCAGCTACTGGCGATTTAGCGAGAACCGTATCCTCGCAATCGATTAAGCTTGCTACGATGGTTGTCACGACCGTGCCGATCGTACTGGTGTATCCGTTCATGCAGAAGTATTTTGTAAAAGGTTTCATGATTGGCTCGGTGAAGGGCTGA
- a CDS encoding helix-turn-helix domain-containing protein: protein MTFGERLQELRKEREMSQRKLSDKSGVSYSLLNAMEVGERTPTREAILSLARALQCQDADELLRLAGYE from the coding sequence ATGACATTCGGAGAACGTCTACAGGAGCTCAGAAAAGAGCGTGAGATGTCGCAGCGAAAATTGAGCGATAAATCCGGCGTTAGTTACTCACTGCTAAATGCCATGGAAGTCGGTGAAAGAACGCCAACGAGGGAAGCGATCCTATCGTTAGCGAGAGCGTTACAATGCCAGGACGCTGATGAGTTATTGCGACTTGCAGGGTATGAGTGA